In the genome of Anguilla anguilla isolate fAngAng1 chromosome 15, fAngAng1.pri, whole genome shotgun sequence, the window GATACAGTTTTAATGTGCAATGTAACTCATTCCAGGCATGAGGAACACTATATCTAAATGTAGTTTTACCCAGAGTAGACCCACGGCACCTGGAGAATCAACCAGTCCTGAGAACAATAtgggtctttaaaaaaataatattaattttaatccAAAAATTAATTGGATAATTAATTATAGTCagtcagctgtttcttggccagctgtctGCCTTTGCCTCGTTAgtttattcacacaaacacttacAAACGGTCTGGAATTCATCTCTCCTCCCAAtatgtgaaacatggtggagttagtgttatggcttgagcatgtatggctgccactggaactgacTCGGCTATCTTCATCggtgatgtgactgctgatggccgCAGCAGgataaattctgaagtgtacagaaacattggctcagatccaaccaagtgcctcaaaactcattggacagtgcttcaccttAGAGCAGAAAAATGACGCCAAACATATTGCTAAAGCAACAAGAAGtgaaatgttcttgactggtcaagtcaatcacccatcctgaatccaaTTTTACATTCACTAGCGGAAAACAACACTGAAGGCAATATgtcccagaaacaaacaggaactggagatggctgcagtacaggcctggcagaatATCACCAGAGAAGACACCTAGTATCTGGTGAGGTCTGTGGTTTGTGGTTTCCGGCTGTCATTGAAGCAAAgaatttgcaaccaagtactaaatatgatgactatttatttcagattatggtcatttgtccaattactttttctcCCCTGAAATagaggactatgtataaaaatagcaGTAATTTCTCCTTagatcacccgatatggatgtaaaacTCTTCAAatcaaagctgacagtctgtactttCACCTcatatttatagttttgtttCAATACAATGTgccggagtacagagccaaagcaaaatctgtcactgtcccagtactttCGCATTTAACTATACTTCTATAGATATCTAAAATATCAATCATAGCTCACAAAAACTGCCaaggccaatcaaaaacatacactaaacctgcaataatattaaaaaaggtGAACTATCCTTTTGAAGCATATAATGGATTGTCTGCTAAACATTTCACAGATAGAAACTTGTTCAAGTGTGTTGCTTAAAAGTTTGTTCTTTGTGGATGTTGGCAGTGCATTTTGCTATGTTTTCCCTTTCATCGTTGTCACATTTCCGATATCAGAAAGCATTTTCAGGTGATAGAGGAAATAACCACATTCAGCAATTTCACATCACCAACCACCAACCACTGCAATTTCtgcacatttgaaatgtataaaCAAGTGTATAAATTGTGTTCAAATAAGTCTTTCAAAGTGGGCTTTAAACATACCACAGAATAATACTGTGTCTGAGATTGAAAAAAGGAGAAGGTTGTCTTTGGTTATTGATTGTTGGTGAGGGTCAAGTTACAGCGTGTTACCCTGCTGTGATTCTTTTGTCATTCACACTGGAGGTATCACTCTGGGAGGAGGTGTCAGGTTGGGAGGGTCTCTTGCAACTGTTAAGACTGCCATTTCAACTGTGGGCCAGCTGTATTTTCAGTGGAGGAGTTTGTTGTTGGACATGGCTGGTATGCTAACAGAGACTGCTTTGAAAAGATGGCCTTGGAACATGCCGCTTCACACATATGGAGCTTTAATATGTAACCCACTTGTTGCTggtaagtttctttttttcctcacacaccacactcctACAGTTTCTCAGCGGTGCCTGTATTCATGTGTCCTGACCTGCCTTTCTAATGCGTAGGTGATGGGTCTTTATGCCATAGTGTTAGATGGTTTGGTACAAAAGAGAAGGTTTGAAGAAGTGCTGCTTTCAGGAAGGGATAGGGGTATTTTTAAGTCAAAGAGAGGGAAACTGTTTTGGGAATTACTTCTGGAGTTTACTTGATTGGATAAAACATGAAAACCGGTTATCTTTCGATTTAGGAAAGTGATGGTCTTGGGAAAGGCTACACAGATTATGGGTTGGCTTTCTGGAGGTTTCCGCTGAATATCCCTTGTCCTTTATATTCAAACGCTCTGCCCTGACCGGAACCAAATCTCAGTTTGCTATCATTTTGTTGTCAGAGGAGCCACATTTGGTGTGCTCAAGGTCAAAGAGTTGTCTGGGAAGGTTGcctgattaaatatattttttaatttccccaGGATCCAGTGCAGATCACTCTCCCATTCATGAGGCTGCACTCCATGGCCGTCTGCTGTCTCTCCGGAGGCTCATTGGACAGGTAGGCAGAGGGTTGCCCTGTAATGGGGGTTGGGATGTAGTGCGCACTCCTAAGTTCTCACATTTATAATTGCCACTTTGTCAACTGGTGGACATTTTTTGAGTGttcaaatacatgtatttaCTCAAGTATTTTGGCGATGCTTTAACATTGGATAAACACTGTTTGATTTTCACAGGGGTTCAGTGTGAATGCTGTAACCTTGGATGGAGTGTCTCCCTTGCATGAAGCCTGTTTGGGAGGCCACGCGACGTGTGCCAAGTTGCTGGTGGAACACGGAGCCAATGTACGACAGTATTTAATGAAACAGCCGCATTTTCGATCGGCTGAAATGCTTCCTGCGGCAGCATCAGATGCATGGGTCAGTTTTAATTAAGCTTCTCGTTTGCGCGTCTGTCCCCAGGTAAACGCGGTGACGATCGACGGCGCTACTCCACACTTCCACGCCTGCTGCAGTGGCAGCGCAGCCTGCCTGAACGTGCTGCTGGAGcacggctccgccccctccccgacACAGTCCTCGCCCATTCACGAGGCTGCCAAGCGAGGTACTGCCACTTTGCTTTGCAAATTAGGTGACATTCCAGCCAAAAGAGATCATTTTGAGAATATATGCTGTAAAACAGTCATTCTGATTTCATTTAATACCTTTTCACATGAAGGACAGTATGCCTTTCAATAATGAATTATATCTGAGATTTTCCCACAGCTGTATGTCACATTAAGAAAGCTGAACAAGATCCATGTCCCTGTCAGAGCGGTTTCCTGTCGTTCTCACCTCAGGTGAGGCCACAGCATACCTGTGGCCTCAGCTTTGTGCACCAATGGTTAATGCTCATTATCAAGGTGCTCAAGGGTTAAGCAGCAGACGGCTTCTTTGCAAAACAAAGCCTGGCCCACTGTGAAAGGGGACGCAGCCACCTCACACCTTTTGCTTGGGTATTATGGGCTAGCAGGTCACCATAGTACCCTCCCATTCATAGGTTTGCATTAGTTTTCAGATGGGCACTTCATTTCACCCCTTGTTGCATAATACAGTTACAGGCACAATAGCTGACCTAGCATAGGCTAACAGGGGGCAACATTCCCACTGAAACCAGGTGTGGCACTACTgttacatatttattgtttagaACAAGTGTGTTGTTTTGGTAATGATTACTGTGTTTCTGGCTTATACGTTTACAGGTGCCTTTTGTGCACACTGTTATCAATGTGTGACACATCAAATGGTCACCAAGCATGCTAAGGCCAGTTTGGTGCTTGTGGGGGTCCATTACATTTCacaaagttttgttttcacaaagattTCAGAGTGCGTATGCATATATTTCAGTTAGGACATACTACAAAAAGGAttctaaacattaaaaaaatgaaaaattcagccGTCATGCTTGATGTATTGCTGgatattgtttaaaataatgcaaaaaaagagtGTATGCAAAAAGTGGCCTTTATAATCAGTCTTTAATTCAAGAACGTCTGTACTAACCAGGTCACATGGAATGCATGGAGATTTTACTGGCCAATGGGGTGGACATTGACCTGGAAACCCCCCAGCTTGGAACCCCACTGTATGCCGCCTGCACTTCAGAGAGCACAGATTGTGTTGAGAAACTGCTGCATCTAGGTGGGACTTTTCTCTCACACAAATTAGACACCATAAGCATAagctttgtttttacatttattcagcagaTGCTGTAACATATGCGACGGAGCTGGGAGTGAGATCCCTGGGACCTGCAGGATTGTGTACCGCTGATGTTTAACTTTGTGTCCCTGCTCACAGGAGCCAGTGTCCATTTGGGCCGGGCCCAGGACACGCCCCTGCATGCTGCAGCTCGCAAGAACAGCGTGAGGGTGGTGGAGCTTCTCACAGACTATGGGGCAGATGTTCTGAGACGGAATCACATGGGAGAGAGGCCCTTGGACATTGCAGCACCCAACGGCCCTGTagagagtacactgaagctgagAAAGGGTATACccatacactacacatacacatacacacacgcgcacgcacgccaCATCAGCAGTGTTGCCATGTCCACGGTTTTACTGCCAAGTTGAGCTACTGAAGATGaatgtgcaagaaaaaaaagaaaaatcaaagcTGTATGTAGCAGtttttgacatattttaaaagtgcaCGGCAGGCATGGTCAGACAGTCTATTACCCCTTCCCCCATCCCTGAAAGGCAGTTTCATCTGAGGGCTTGGTTCTGACCTTTGTGGGTGGGTTTTGAGAGAACATTGGGCCAAAAATATTTCTCTGATCTGGAAAGACTAAATTTGAGCCTGTCAAATACCGTATTTTTCAGTCTGAGGCCAGCAGGTATTTGGGGAGAGAAATGTAccaatttctttcttttgtgtgtcagcaaatgaaaaacacatgcTGTCTAACATAGGTCCTCAAATTACGCCCACAAAAAATTATGACAAAACAATTCCGTTTAGAATTTCTATTAAGACTGTTTCATGAATGGGAGGCCCTGCAATTCACATGTTCATTGAATGGAAGGGCTGTTCATGTCAGAATAGCAAGGAATTACAGGTATTAGACTGTTTTTATTAGGAGGGTAGAGCAAATGACACAgccagttatttatttacttattttctttattgtgttAGCAACCATATAATTAGCACCATGAGCACGCTAATGTGTCCAGGGGCCTCTAACACAAAGCAGGGtgactgagttagctggataactgcgctgaataaaacccagaaccctcccaaacctGGAggatggactgaagtaaaaagagctgtttcaGGTTCTATGGATTGCATTGACAAGTTCTCACCAACTGCAAGTGATTAGGCCTACATTAGCTTTGTTTAACTGTTATATTGGTGATACACATTTTGGACACACGTATCATATACATGCCCCCGACACACACtccgctctctgtctctcaggccccctctgtctcctccaGCTGCGCCATAgccattacattgcaggcattttagcagatgctcttatccagggtgacttacatGACTAACCCTGCTCTCTGTGCCCCATGCCTCTCTAACCTCAGCTAAGCCACTACCCTGTCCTCTGTCTCCTAGGCCCTGCTTCTCTGCCTCAGCTGTGTCGGCTCAGCATACGTGACTCCCTGGGGCGAAGGCGACTCCATGCGGTGTCCAGGCTCCCCCTGCCCAGACAGCTGAGTGATTACCTGCTCTATAGAtgacccctcccacctcccgGCGACCCCCCTCTCCATCTATTGCTGCTTCTCAAAAGCACAGTCACttctctgtcttttcttttgaggggcaaaaacattttggcacATTGTTGTcgttttgtatttgaaattgtacagatttaaattttattcacttgttttctgttgtttgatCATCATTAAAAAGGAAATTCAGATAAGTTGTGACTGTGTGAAATCTCATTGCGTGTTGAGCAGATGCTTGTTCCTCTATTTCAATCTCTTCATAATAGCaaagatttaaaatttttataggTCTCATTATTGAACAGCACAACATATGCCTATATGaaccatcagtaccaaaaatcCTAATGAATAATGGCTAATAACCTGGTCCCTCAGCTAGGAAATATAAGCTTGGTTGAAAAAGGTACATTTGAACATGTTAATTTCATAGGATGCAACAAGACCTACAAAAAACTGGTGAAGGGAAGACAAATTCCACGTTCTGGACTGACCATTGTAGTTCACAAGTAGGTACCCAGAAATTTGAAGGTGTAGAAATATTTTCAGCGGGTGGTCAGAATCCCTGAGTAGCACCTGATCCTCATTAAAGAGCCCGTCAATCAATATGCAATATCAAATCAAagttttttaatgcatttcacaaTGGATTTGTCACAAAATGATTCACAGTTTCCCCTGGTCTAACCCCCCCATTGAGCAAGCCagaggcaacagtggcaaggaaaactcccTGCAAGACatgcaggaagaaaccttggaaggaaccagactCAGTAGGGGAGGCCCATCCTCCTCAGGCCAGCACAGGGTGTGGGTTCAGGGTGTGGGTTTAGGCTGCGCTGTATGAAACATCCGTAGGTGGCGGTCCACGGCTGGGGTGGCAGGCTACAGCGATGGATGTATGGGGGACAGACAGCAGGCTGTCTTGGTGTGACTTGGAAAAGTGCAGTTTTCCCATTGGTGGGagtgggaaagaaagaaaagagcatTAGGAATTATGGGCAGAAAACAAGATTCAGAGAGTAAAGTGGGAAACATAAACCCTCATCAGGAGTTTCTCATAGCAGCATAACTATGATGACCGGGACAGTGAATCCACCCAGGCAAGGCAAAAAACCTACCCACCCCCCAAGAGCCTGCCTGTGAAACGGGTCACAACTGTTGAGAGATGACAGTAGGTTAGTCTGTCGCTGCATAATACACTGTGCCTCCAGCTCTGTATCTAGAGTAGGACTGATAATAAGCTTCACTTTAAAGGTGCATTTCAAATCTGGACTTCCAACAGAGAGTAGGAGAACTCAGAAAAGGCTTTACCACCTGTCACATTCTTGATAATTCCCTGTGACTGCTAGATAACCAGCATCTTGAGAACAATGCAATCTTTCAGGCTTGTAAGGCTGAAACATATCTGATAAATATGCTGATGCTAGTCCATTTAAGGCTTTAAAAGCATAAACTTAAAATCAGACCTATACTTAATTGGTAGCCATTGCAGTAATGCTAACACTGGGGTAATATGTTTGTGCTTATTTGTTCCAGTCAAAGTATGAGCCACTGCACTTTGAACTAGGTGGAAACTAATTAGACTGGCTGGATAGCAGCACATTGCAGTAGTCTAGGCTACACATGAAAAAAGCATGCATCAATTTGTCAATGTACTATAATAAGAAGTACCTGCAATCACATGCAAAGCCCTTTTCCAGCTGATTGATTTTCTTATTGATCTTCTGGACACCCTACTGTCACTTTTAAGCTGTATAAAACTTTGAATGACCTTACGATACTGATTAAATTGTTCACAACTTTATGGTAATATTAGCCTGATCAAGTtgcttacagcactatgagcctgatcaAGTTGCTTATAACCTAATGGAACTGATTTGCTAACAAATCTTAAGGTAATTTGAGTCTGACAAAATTACTCATGAACTCACAGTACTGATAAAATTTTTCACAAACTTATGGTGCTATCAGGCTGGCAAGAATATGCAAATCTGATGGGTCGTCTTTTTGCTGACTAACCACTCTAGTTACTTCTCCAGACAAAACTTTTGTAGGCAAGACTCCAATTGTAGGCAGCAATTCAAACATAATTCTGGCAAACCAGCTAGAAGCACAAGATGTAGATCTAGACCTCAGAagtgatgttgatcaatgtgtattgtccctgtcaaataaataaataaataaattaattaattaaacttcTCTTCCCAGTGAAATCATCGGCGATCAACACTAAACTCCCACTGACCTTTGCTATGGCAGATGATGCCCACATGCTTTGCCTCAGGAGGGAGCCGAagcttaacccccccccccccccccccccccaccagccagctCCTCCACACCCCAGGCAAATGCTCATTAGACCACAGAACAGAGAACACAAAAGGGGCAGATGGCACAAGGAAACCCAAATGAAGCCCACAAACTATGTCATAGTCCTGCAAAATGTTCACTGaagcattgtttaaaaaagacattGCACAGAGTGCATCCCACAAAGCAGCCCTAAAGAGGTGGAGAATACAACACTACAGTTATTGCTGCCATTATCTGAATGCTTGGAGTATAACTGTGCTTTTGGATATATGAAAAACACCTGACTGGCACTTCCAAAACCAAACCTGATTTTCCTAAGAGTTCTCCAGGCCATGTACAAGCCAAGCCCAGACATGCTTACCTTCAGGCGCCAAGCAGAAGGTAGCTAGTAAGCCAGTATGACTGGTAGCAAATAATAGGCCAGGCTGAGTCACATTTAACATGGTGATAATGTGCTGGATCATGATCCAATAAGACTATGTAGTGCTGAAACAGTACCCATGTAGAGTCGCAGCAGCAAAAAGAAAGTAAATGGCCCACAGTTTGTTGCTACATGTTTATGAATCAAGGCGACTCCAATGCCGCATTACAGGAGAAAAGACGACTCTTTAATTGGAGAGGCGGCGCAGGTTGGTGCTGTGGGGAGGTCTTAGTGGGCACTTCCCTGTTTGGTCCAGGATCTGTTGGCGGAGCCACTTGATCTCAGCCCGCTGCAGCCGAATGATCCTCTGAGCCTCCTCCTCAGGGGCGAGCGTGGTCGCTGGAACGCTTGGCGCACATGCGGAAGAACTAGACTCTGGCGCTAGGAAGAGAACAGCTTGTTTCAGCCATGCAAATTCCTTTCCTCTGCACCACAGCGGATGTGTGGAAAGCATTTCGCTATAAATGCTGTACATCCAGGGTTCCGCTTAGTAATGATTGCGACGAGCTTCAACCCTTCACTTTAAAGCACACAGATCATGACAAACATAAAGGCAATCTATTCTTAACTGATGCATGACCACTCAATAATTTCTTATTATGCACATAATTGTGCACCTTAATTTCCCCTGAAGCACTACAAAGCctcacattttaattcttaTATTTTGTCAATGACCAGGGTATTCATGCAATTGAAATtatccatttgtattattaaatAAGGAAATACGAAGGAATACGTTACTCTGTACTTTCGATACTTATCAGTACTTACAGTATAGTGTATAGTGATTCTCTCTCCGTTTATTCAAGCAGCAGTCAGGGTGGGAATGTTGTTACCACTTAATATTTACCCAAATATAAGAAGGATTAATTATATAATGAAAGGGCTAACATGCTTCTATATATATCGCTGGCCAGGGCCTATCCTCAACTCCGACTGGCCTTgagcaaaaagcaaaacaggacTATGCAGCTGGACGGTGGgataaaaaaagtcataatgAGGTGAGTGTCCTTGGTACTGAGACACGCAGTTACAGAGCCTCTCTGGGAGTGTAAAAAGGATAGTTGTAAATAATGCCTGTTTAGTACAATGCTGACTTTGGTGGCAGGCATACTCCTTCTgcagaaataatataattataataattataattgaaacgttatgtttatgtttgaaACGTTTTCCTGACTGGGTTGTCTATCATAAGACAAGGgtgaatttttttcttcaacccAACAACAGTAAGGAGGTGAGTGCAACAGGAATAAATACCTTCAGTACCAAAGGAATTGTATGACTTTGTCCTCCTGTACACTGACAACTGGTTCTCATAATCATGGACTGTTTCTTGAGAGACCTTCAGCTCCCTTCTTAAATCATTAAGCTCTTTGATCAAGGTGGAATCATCCTGCATGAAGGAAACATGAAAGCGCAACATTAAGTACCACGACTCATGTCATAACCATGTTAGAAATCTGTCAATTGCTTTAATAACTCCCAAATGATGTCAGACACTTGTACTCAGcatatttcatataataaagGAATGTACAAGGTGTCCTTGTCTCAGGGTTATAACTCCTGGTTGATTTGCCAATTAACCACATGGCTGATTTTATCATCTGTTTTCTAAAAGCATTATTTAAATCGTAGTACATCTCGAAAACACTTTCAGAAAATTTTGTAAGACCAATGAAGGCAAATATCAAAGATAGcaggggtgtgaataattttcaCACAGGTGAGCATCCAGAGTGAAAGCCTCCCGTTGGTTGATTGCATTCAGGGCATTAACCTGGTTCTAgtagtctctgtctctcatacCTGCATCCATTTGAATTTGTCAGTGCAGTGGGACTCCATCTCCTTTGCCAGTTTCCTCCGGAGGGACATCACCACTTTCCTGCCAACTTCATCCCGTTCACGCCCATCTTTCAGCTTGCCAAGGTCTTGGCGTAGGACGTCCTCCTGTAAAACAATCAGTCTCTCACCCTTCACTGCTCTGTAATGAAAACTctcatacatttgcatttgtaaggTTAATGCATGGATCAAGTTCACCAGGTCATGCAGAAGTAGAGACCCTTGAAGTGTTCTAGACAGGGCTTGACACAGTTGCTGATGATGCTGGTGCTCTCTAGacaacatataaataaacagccctgcctttgtaaataaatacaattttggaGTTAACAATACTGTGAAACCTCGACTCAACCTGACTGCCTGAACCTCAACACGGAAGGATCCAAACTCTTCTCtcattgatataaatgtatCTTAACATGTTCATATTCTCCAGTGCATCATGTGGACAATATATTCATGTTTGCTAAGAAATGAGTATAAGTAGTTTCTTAAACTCACTTACAGCTACAAGGGCACATATTACTCACATCAGACTGCTCTATGTAACGACCCTGCAGCTCAAGTACACTTTCTTTCAGCTTCTTGGGGTCCTGTATGAAGTCCACACAGCTAAGAAGGTCAGCCTTGAATCTTTTCACCACGGTACTCATATCGCATGCCTGCAAAGAGAATGAGGGGAAAGGATGAGGGGACCTGTAGAATACACGTCAAACCCCGCACTGGTTTATCAGAGTAAAATACAGGGATTATCCCCTTGTAGTAGGCCCccttagtagtagtattaggtCCATGGTTAGTGTGATATATGGGGATTATCCCCTTTCAGTGggtctctgtgtcagtgtgataTACAGGGATTCTCCCATATTGGTGACCCCATGGCCAGAGTAATAAACAGGAATTGCTTTAGGCCCCTGATAAGTGTGATACATAGCAATGATCCACGTATAGCAGTCCCCTGGTCTGGTACACACCTTCTCCATTGCTTGCCGCATATCCTTATCTGTGGCATTCAGCTTCAGTTTGAGCTCTGCGATGTTTATCTCCAACTGGGAACTCTGCTTGCTGAACACGGCCAGTTCCCCCTCCATctacaaatcaaatgcattcaATTATCTGAGGCTTGTAAAAGGATGCGTTTTTCCATAAGCAGCCAAACGGCAACGAGGTGAATTTTGTGTTTCAGCATCCACTCTTCGCTTTAAGCACAGACGAGGTCTTGGTCTTTACCTGCTGGATCTGTTCCTTCATCTCtttgattattttctctttGGGCTCAATCTGTGTTGTCAGTTCTTTGACCCGGTGGTCCAgaatgtatttcagtttttccaggtcaatgttcctcttcctcatttcagaaatgtgaatTTCCTGCAGTGAGAAATGGTCTTTATATTCCTGGACATGCAGTGCCAAAGGGGGGTGTTTTACTGTGCAAATCTTTTCAGATATTTGATCATATTCCATTGGATTCTTTTTGAAGACAAAATTGGATATTCCTCCCCTGTGCTCTGAACATAAACTCACCTTTTcctcaatattttcatttctccaAACAATTTCTTTTTCCAGAGCCAAGATATCTTTCTCCAGATTGCTGATCACATTCAAGCGCTTCTTCACCTCTGCCTTAAGTCTCTCAATCTCCTTGTTTTTGTCACTAATCTCTTTCTGCAGGCAATTGAACTACAGGGACAAAATTCATTCCAAGTTTATACGGAGAAGTACTGAGAAATaacatttaccaaaaaaaaaaaaaaaaaaaaactttagttaTTTAAAGAAACAGCTCTGTGTCAGTTGGCCATACTTGTAAATACCAGCCAGGCATTATCTATAAATGTAGATGCAGCCAAGCAGGCATCTTCATTTGCTTCATAAACACCAATAATCTCATAAATGCTGTGAACCAGTATCCACATACGTACATACTGACTTCTTTAAGCTTCCATAGCCTTCCTTATTCTTTCCTTAACCACTCAAAGCAAAGGGAGGATTTCCAGGGGAATGGATCGGTGTACCtttttcctcatgatgccaGCTTCGTCCTTGTACTGGGTGCTTatttccctctcctcttttaACCTTGTCTCGTACTTGCAGCGTATGTCCAGGATCTCTTTGTCGGCATCCTGCTCTATCATCTTTATCATAAGCTCATACTCCATCCTCTGCTGCTGTGAGTTGTGTTTGCACTGTGGTAGAGGACAGGAGAATGAGATAAACTCATTTAAATTGAAGGATGGTTAAGGAAGGAATGGAAGGAAGGTTCAGGTCAGAGAGGATTATTAGATGGTGGTTTGTGgaagtgtgttttatttgacaCGCCTCCTTTCACCATTCACCCACCTCCCTGCGTCTCACAGTTTGTTTGAATCATTGGGGTCACCTTGGACCAGTCTTCACAGTGTTGATGCGACTGGTTTGAAAATAGTGGTTGCATCCTGAAACCCTAGAGTGGGCTAATCGCTCTAATGCTCCAGTGCCCTACGAGCCTGGTATGCTAGGCTAACTGCCTGCCCGGGACAGCAGTTCTCACCTGCCGAAGCTGGAGCAGGTTCTCCTGCAGCGTGGACTCATAGGACCCGGTCACCTGCTCCATCACTCGCCTGTGGCTGTCCTCAGtgctctgcagctgcagcttgcACTCTTCCAGCTCTTTCTGTGACTGGAGCTGCAGCACGTGCGAGGTCTCGTACTCCTGCCCCAGCTTCCGCTGCATGGTAGAGTctaccgggggggtgggggggacagagagagctggGCACTCCAAGAACTGCCAGTAAAACATGTCTTCTTGCAAGGTACAGAGACAGAGCATACAAAAAGTGCACAACCTCTGAATACATGCAAActcatatttcaaatacatgagAAAcatggttgtttttgtttttccatttgaccattaaaaatacacacaagatGCATTAAGTGTATGCATTAAAACACCACAGAGGATGGACACAAGACAGCCAAGGACTTCTATCCACTGGGGTCCTTCAAGTGACTTTTGATGAAGGCAAGGAGGCAAGGCAAGTTTTCACAAAACTAATTGCACTTAAAAATACCACCT includes:
- the asb11 gene encoding ankyrin repeat and SOCS box protein 11; this encodes MAGMLTETALKRWPWNMPLHTYGALICNPLVAGSSADHSPIHEAALHGRLLSLRRLIGQGFSVNAVTLDGVSPLHEACLGGHATCAKLLVEHGANVNAVTIDGATPHFHACCSGSAACLNVLLEHGSAPSPTQSSPIHEAAKRGHMECMEILLANGVDIDLETPQLGTPLYAACTSESTDCVEKLLHLGASVHLGRAQDTPLHAAARKNSVRVVELLTDYGADVLRRNHMGERPLDIAAPNGPVESTLKLRKGPASLPQLCRLSIRDSLGRRRLHAVSRLPLPRQLSDYLLYR